The Corticium candelabrum chromosome 18, ooCorCand1.1, whole genome shotgun sequence genome includes a region encoding these proteins:
- the LOC134193577 gene encoding uncharacterized protein C7orf57 homolog, which yields MATADRGQDWFYYAPSKRNEQPQSAPAASQIPDLNCMETKGADQGDERGEKQPNRGVVYDSDTNYVKLAKQGGRKDLLVYRDPVTTTNKPVGYPWPDWFDHYEDPRNEDNQKDRPPAAKPDWSVHIEHKPTKQNSTTVSVRAPFQWPASLQEANHLPPIRKKKVKRSPTKPLAPSHHVVKQQKQQLQLPPVHNGPVAFNRLISMDYQREWFNARDKQEDERQLRARAQQAHKKQLTLKAIQTKKKPMYTEEVGKQELFKIKRFTNIPSKISDSLSQRKTNVDT from the exons ATGGCCACAGCAGATCGAGGCCAAG ACTGGTTCTATTATGCACCCAGCAAAAGGAACGAGCAGCCTCAAAGCGCACCGGCTGCCTCTCAGATACCAGACTTGAACTGTATGGAGACAAAGGGAGCCGATCAGGGTGATGAAAGGGGAGAGAAACAACCAAATCGAGGAGTCGTCTATGACAGTGATACCAATTACGTAAAATTAGCCAAACAAGGTGGACGAAAAG atTTGTTGGTGTATCGAGATCCAgtgacaacaacaaataaacctGTAGGCTATCCTTGGCCAGACTGGTTCGATCATTATGAAGATCCAAGAAATGAAGACAACCAGAA AGATCGACCACCTGCTGCGAAGCCAGACTGGTCTGTACATATTGAGCATAAACCAACGAAGCAGAATTCAACtactgtgtctgtccgtgcTCCATTTCAGTGGCCTGCAAG TCTTCAAGAAGCAAATCATTTACCTCCCATTCGAAAGAAAAAAGTCAAGAGAAGTCCAACTAAGCCACTGGCACCATCACATCATGTTGTAAAgcagcaaaaacaacaactccAGCTTCCTCCTGT ACATAACGGACCGGTTGCATTCAATCGGCTTATCTCCATGGACTATCAGAGAGAGTGGTTCAATGCTCGTGACAAGCAAGAAGACGAACGACAACTACGAGCA CGTGCTCAGCAAGCCCACAAGAAGCAGCTAACACTAAAGGCTATACAAACTAAAAA AAAACCGATGTACACAGAAGAAGTTGGCAAACAAGAACTGTTTAAAATAAAACG GTTCACTAATATACCCTCCAAGATAAGCGACAGTCTATCTCAGCGCAAGACAAACGTGGATACTTGA
- the LOC134193576 gene encoding villin-1-like: MSRIVDPAFKQLKGCTELRVFRIEKMQVVALDRAGYGYFHTGDSYIVFNVDKYGQPHIHFWLGKETSQDEAGVAAYKTVELDDFLGGLPVQHREVQFHESSQFLSYFKKGVHYLEGGVESGFKKVVPGEYRERLLQVKGRRNIRVWEVKKEAASLNKGDVFVLDQYQHIWVWNGSESSRLERAKGVEVARGLRDLEHAGRAQIHIYDEDETGVDEFFKALGSKESQLKVAAASPDEDAFDRKSQSRPTLYRVSDASGQLEVKEVAKAPLKQEMLDTNDCFILDYGQGGLFAWIGKKATKDERAAAMKNASNFIKEKGYPTHTPVTRVIENGEVSTFKQAFVGWRDKGDLGAAGILHPRGKKPKTVVTQETKFDAAAMHAKAQKEPVKVIDDGSGKVEVWRVEDFELQPQERKLYGQFFAGDSYVVLYTYEIDGVDHYIIYFWLGNQSSQDEKGAAAIHATALDDKYGGRPVQVRIVQMKEPEHFLRMFGGKMTIHSGGKASGFKNRADSDSYDVDGTRLFHVRGTSPGTMRAVQVEEKAASLNSNDSFVLETPAATYLWYGKGCSGDERELANHLGGAVSPGREPMKVLEGKEPAEFWEALGGKTEYASGKLLEQEVPERPPRLFQCSNASGKFRVEEIPDFTQDDLVEEDVMILDTYDEVFVWIGSGANQVERKEALTTAKDYVSSDPSGRDLDSTTLYQVRQGCEPVTFTCWFQGWDPSKKGVGYEDAKASLLAENKGITLVKEELVKYDTKHPLEALKKPMEQLPQGVDPFYRERHLIEEDFPKAFGLSRPDYEALPKWKQIQLKKKIGF, encoded by the exons ATGTCGCGAATTGTCGATCCGGCTTTCAAGCAGCTCAAGGGCTGCACAGAACTGAGAGTCTTCAGGATAGAG AAAATGCAGGTTGTGGCGTTGGATCGGGCGGGCTACGGCTACTTTCACACTGGAGATTCGTACATCGTGTTCAAC GTAGACAAGTACGGTCAACCTCACATTCATTTTTGGTTGGGCAAAGAGACATCTCAA GATGAAGCTGGTGTTGCAGCCTACAAGACAGTCGAGTTGGATGACTTTCTGGGTGGCTTGCCAGTTCAGCACAGAGag GTGCAATTCCACGAATCATCTCAGTTTTTGTCATACTTCAAGAAAGGAGTACA TTACCTCGAAGGTGGTGTAGAGAGTGGCTTTAAGAAAGTCGTTCCAGGAGAATATCGAGAGCGACTGTTGCAAGTCAAGGGTCGTCGTAACATCCGAGTGTGGGAG GTCAAGAAAGAGGCTGCTTCTTTGAACAAAGGTGACGTCTTTGTTTTGGATCAGTACCAGCACATCTGGGTGTGGAATGGAAGTGAAAGCAGTCGTCTGGAACGAGCTAAG GGAGTTGAAGTAGCTAGAGGACTACGAGACTTGGAACATGCTGGTCGGGCACAGATTCACATCTATG ATGAGGATGAGACAGGAGTAGATGAATTTTTCAAAGCTTTGGGATCGAAGGAGAGCCAGCTTAAAGTGGCAGCTGCTAGTCCTGACGAAGATGCATTTGACAGAAAGAGTCAGAGCCGACCAACTCTCTACAGAGTGTCTGACGCTAGCGGTCAACTTGAAGTAAAAGAGGTGGCGAAGGCTCCACTGAAACAAGAGATGCTGGACACCAAC GATTGCTTTATTCTTGACTATGGCCAAGGTGGTCTGTTTGCATGGATTGGCAAAAAGGCAACGAAGGACGAGAGGGCTGCGGCGATGAAAAATGCATCAAATTTCATCAAAGAGAAAGGCTACCCAACTCACACACCAGTTACTCGTGTTATCGAGAATGGAGAAGTCTCAACCTTTAAGCAGGCCTTTGTTGGATGGCGTGACAAGGGAGATCTTGGTGCTGCAGGAATTCTCCATCCAAGAGGAAAGAAGCCAAAGA CTGTTGTGACACAAGAGACCAAATTTGATGCAGCGGCTATGCATGCAAAAGCACAGAAAGAGCCAGTTAAAGTGATTGACGATGGATCAGGCAAAGTCGAG GTGTGGCGTGTGGAAGACTTTGAGTTGCAACCGCAAGAGAGGAAGCTGTATGGGCAGTTTTTTGCTGGAGACAGCTATGTTGTCCTTTACACTTACGAAATTGATGGAGTTGACCATTACATTATCTATTTCTGGCTG GGCAATCAAAGTAGTCAAGATGAGAAGGGCGCTGCAGCTATCCATGCAACAGCTTTGGATGACAAGTATGGAGGAAGACCTGTTCAAGTGCGTATTGTGCAGATGAAGGAACCTGAACATTTTCTACGCATGTTTGGTGGCAAAATGACCATCCACTCT GGTGGCAAGGCCAGTGGTTTCAAGAACAGGGCAGATTCTGACTCATATGATGTGGATGGCACTCGACTGTTTCATGTTCGTGGCACCTCTCCAGGTACCATGCGAGCTGTCCAAGTTGAAGAGAAAGCAGCATCTCTAAATTCCAATGACAGTTTTGTACTAGAAACACCTGCAGCAACGTATCTCTGGTATGGAAAG GGCTGTAGTGGTGATGAACGTGAACTTGCCAATCATCTTGGTGGAGCTGTTTCACCTGGACG AGAGCCTATGAAAGTACTGGAAGGAAAAGAACCAGCAGAGTTTTGGGAAGCACTTGGAGGCAAAACAGAATATGCCAGTGGAAAGCTGCTCGAG CAAGAGGTTCCAGAGAGGCCACCTAGACTCTTTCAGTGCTCTAATGCTTCTGGCAAGTTCCGTGTTGAAGAAATTCCCGATTTCACTCAAGAT GATCTTGTTGAAGAAGATGTAATGATCTTGGACACCTATgatgag GTGTTTGTCTGGATTGGATCAGGAGCCAACCAGGTTGAAAGAAAGGAAGCTCTGACAACAGCAAAGGACTATGTGAGCAGTGATCCATCAGGCCGTGACCTGGACAGCACAACCTTGTACCAAGTCAGGCAAGGCTGTGAACCAGTCACATTCACATGCTGGTTCCAAGGATGGGATCCATCTAAAAAA GGCGTTGGATATGAAGATGCTAAAGCCAGCCTCCTAGCAGAAAACAAGGGAATTACACTGGTGAAGGAG GAACTAGTGAAATATGACACCAAACACCCTCTTGAAGCTCTGAAAAAGCCAATGGAACAGCTACCGCAGGGTGTTGACCCATTCTATAGAGAG CGTCACCTTATCGAAGAAGACTTCCCTAAGGCATTCGGCTTGTCACGTCCAGATTATGAAGCCCTTCCCAAATGGAAACAGATCCAGCTGAAGAAGAAAATTGGATTCTAG